In Antarcticibacterium arcticum, the genomic stretch GATATCAGCTCGTCCCGTCTAATGAATTAGATGTTATCAAAAAATTATTCCTCCTTGATCCTCAAAGCTACAAGGCAACCGCCCAGCAATTGTCACAGGAGAACGAGAATAGAAATGTTACGGTTACCTACCCAAAATATCAACGGGTTTCCGGGCAAACAATTCCTGAAGATATTAGAATAGTGGCCAATGAATCTGGCAAAGGGACCCAAATAGAAATATCCATGCGCTCTGTAATATTAAATGAATCGGTAACATTTCCTTTTGAGATCCCTTCCGGCTATGAAGAAATTGTAATAGACTAATGAAATTGCGTAACCTGCTACCCCATCTTTTTCTACTACTGTTCATAATTGGCGGTAATTATACGGCCCAATCCCAAAATACCCGCGAAGATCTTGAACAACGTAGGTTAGAATTGCAACAGGAGATCAAAAAGATCAATTCCTTAAGAAGTTCCAACAAACAACAGGAGAAATCTGTACTCACACAGGTGGAAGATCTGGACCGTCAAATACGTACTACAGAAAATCTTATTAAAGTAACCAATCAACAGGCGAATCTTCTTACCCGGGATATAAATTCCAACACGAATAAAATTCAGACGTTACGGAAAGAACTTGAAAAGCTGAAAGAGGATTATGGTCAAATGATCGAAAAATCTTATAAAAGCAAATCGCAGCAAAGCAGGGTAATGTTCCTTTTATCTTCTGAAAGCTTTTTACAGGCCTATAAGAGGCTGCAATACATGAAACAGTACGCGAACTACCGAAAGACCCAGGGAGACGAAATACAGCTTCGTACAGTGGAATTACAGGCTATTAATACAAATTTGCTAAGCCAGAAAAAGCAAAAGGAAAAACTAATTGTTGAAAACAGGGAAACCCGTGCACAGCTGGAAAAGAACAAGCAGTCCCAACAAGCCCTTATCAAGAATATACGGCAGAAAGAAGGGCAGTTTGCCAGTGAAATACGCAAAAAACAGCAAGAGGTAAATGCCATTGATAAGAAAATAGATGAGATTATTAGGGCTTCTATTGCCGCAGCCAATAAAGAAAGCGGTTCTACAGCACGTGATGTCTATACATTAACGCCGGAAGCGAAGGCCCTTGCCGCAAATTTTGCCAGTAACAAAGGGAAATTACCATGGCCCGTAAGATCGGGGATCGTAGTGAGAAGATTTGGTTCTCAACCGCACCCGGTTGTAAAAACTGTGACGGTAAACAGTAACGGGGTACATATTGAAACGGAATCCGGTGCGCAGGCCCGCGCTATTTTCAGCGGTACGGTGAGTGAGGTACAG encodes the following:
- a CDS encoding murein hydrolase activator EnvC family protein, with amino-acid sequence MKLRNLLPHLFLLLFIIGGNYTAQSQNTREDLEQRRLELQQEIKKINSLRSSNKQQEKSVLTQVEDLDRQIRTTENLIKVTNQQANLLTRDINSNTNKIQTLRKELEKLKEDYGQMIEKSYKSKSQQSRVMFLLSSESFLQAYKRLQYMKQYANYRKTQGDEIQLRTVELQAINTNLLSQKKQKEKLIVENRETRAQLEKNKQSQQALIKNIRQKEGQFASEIRKKQQEVNAIDKKIDEIIRASIAAANKESGSTARDVYTLTPEAKALAANFASNKGKLPWPVRSGIVVRRFGSQPHPVVKTVTVNSNGVHIETESGAQARAIFSGTVSEVQAVPGANKAVMVRHGDYLSIYNNLSKVQVKKGDVVSLGQDIGEVATNSSSGKTTLYFMIYKNMDKLDPSDWILRM